GCGACCGCATATCGGGTCCGCTGCGTACTGTCATCGAATACCTCAGATCGCAGCCGTTTACTGCAGAGGTCATCGTCGTGGACGATGGTTCATCAGATGATACAACTGCGGCCGCGGATGCCGTCTTTTCTGAATATCCCGAATTTGGAGGCCGCACCGTTCACTATGAAAAGAACCGCGGTAAAGGCTACGCCGTAAAGACTGGAATGCTCGCCGCCGCAGCAGATATCGTTCTTTTCTCCGACGCCGACCTTTCAACGCCCATCGAAGAGCTGCACAAGCTGGTCGATCCGATAAAGAACGGCAAGTTCGACGTAACTTTCGGCTCGCGTGCGCTCGACCGTTCGCTGATCGGAACACATCAGCCGTGGCGGCGTGAACAGGGCGGCAAGGTCTTCAACCTCGTCGTTCGTCTGATGACGGGAATGCCTTTCTGGGACACGCAGTGCGGTTTTAAGGCATTCTCGATGCCCAAATTCCGCCCTCTGCTCGACGTGATGCAGATCGAGCGTTTTGGTTTCGACGTCGAATTTCTCTATGTCGCACGCCTCCATGGCCTGCGGCTGCAGGAAATTCCCGTCCGCTGGAACAACGACGACCGCAGCAAGGTCAACGTGCTACGCGATAGCGTGCGAATGTTTGACGAGGTCCGCCAGATCCGCCGCAACTCCAAACGCGGAGTTTACGATGTAGGATAGCCACCGAGATCACCGAGAAGCTGGTTCTATTCGTCTGTGCTCTCTGTGAACTCTGTGGCAAAATCTATATTATGACCGCGAAGCTCAACGTAAATATCGACCACGTCGCCACCATCCGCGAGGCCCGTAAAACCATTGAACCGTCGATCGTCACCGCCGCCGTCATCTGTGAACAGGCAGGCGCCGACGGCATCACGGTACACCTGCGCGGGGACCGTCGTCACATACAGGACCGCGATATCGAACTGCTCCGCGATGTTGTTACTACTTATCTGAATGTCGAAATGGCGGCTACCGACGAGATGATTTCCATCGCTACACGGACAAAGCCCGACGCCGTTTCGCTCGTCCCGGAAAATCCGGGCGAGGTAACGACCGAAGGCGGGCTAGACGTGATAAAGAATTTTGAGACAGTCAAAAAAGCGGTCGATAGCCTGCGCGATGCAGGTATTTTCGTCAGCATCTTCATCGACCCCGACACGGACCAGATCGACGCTGCAAAACGTGCAGGTGCCCAACAGGTCGAGCTTTGCACCGCCGAATACGCAGAGCTGACGCTGTCTTCGCGTGCCGCCCACGGCGAAGGAGCGCAAAAAGCCGCCGCTGAAGTTTCACGCATCGCGGCAGCTTCCGTTCACGCAAAAAGCCTCGGAATGATCGTCGCCGCAGGCCACGGCCTGACCTATCGCAACGTCGCCGCACTCGCCGCCATTCCCGAAATAACCGAATTCAACATCGGCCACAACATCATCAGCCGTGCTGTCTTCGTCGGCCTCGCGCAAGCCGTCCGCGAGATGATATCGGCTATTAATTAAAAAATTACAGTACTGACTTCAACGCCTGTCCGGTGAATGATCTCTTGACCTTTGCGACCTGTTCCGGAGTTCCGGTGGCGACAATTTTGCCGCCGGCGGAGCCGCCTTCGGGGCCGAGGTCGATGATGTGGTCGGCGGATTTGATGACGTCGAGGTGGTGTTCGATGACGATAACGGTGTTGCCGGTATCGACGAGTTTTTGAAGCACGTCGAGCAATTTATGAACGTCCGCGAAGTGAAGTCCGGTGGTTGGTTCGTCGAGGATGTAGATGGTCTTGCCGGTCGCGCGTTTTGAGAGTTCTTTTGCGAGTTTAATGCGCTGTGCCTCGCCGCCGGAAAGCGTCGTCGATGATTGGCCGACCTTGATATAGCCCAGGCCGACGTCGAGGAGAGTTTGCAGTTTTGACGCGATCGCGGGAATGTTCTCAAGCAGCGGCAGAGCGTCCTCAATTGTGGTATCAAGCAGGTCGGCGATCGATAGACCTTTGAATTTCACGGCGAGCGTTTCGCGGTTGTAACGATGGCCGCGGCAGACGTCGCAGGTGACGTAAACGTCCGGCAGGAAATTCATCTCGATGCGTTTCAGTCCGCCGCCTTCGCACGCCTCGCAGCGGCCGCCTTTGACGTTGAACGAAAACCGACCAGCCTTATAGCCACGCTGTCGCGATTCCGGCAGCATCGCGTAAAGGTCGCGTATCGGAGAGAAAAGTCCCGTGTATGTCGCAGGATTAGAACGAGGCGTGCGTCCGATCGGCGACTGGTCGATCTCGATTATCTTGTCAACGAGGTCCAGGCCTTCGATAGCGTCGTGTGCGAGCGGCTGGATGTTCGAACCGTAAACGTGCCGGTAAAGTGCGGGATAAAGAATGTCTTCGACCAGCGTCGATTTGCCCGAACCGGAAACGCCCGTAACGACCGTCAACAGCCCGAGCGGAAATTCGACATCGATGTTCTTCAGATTATGCCCGCGTGCCCCGCGGACGGTGATCCGCTGGCCGTTCGGCAGACGTCGAAGCTCAGGTATCTCGATGCTGACATCGCCTTTCAAATATTTGCCGGTCAGCGACGTTTTCGATTTCGCGATCTCTTTTGGCGTGCCCGCGGCGACGACCTCGCCGCCGTGTGAACCCGCGAGCGGCCCGAGATCGACGACGTAATCGGCGTGTTCGATGGTCTCTTCATCGTGTTCGACGACGAGCACCGTGTTGCCGAGGTCGCGGAGTTCGTGGAGCGTATCTAAGAGGCGTTTGTTGTCACGCGGATGCAGACCGATCGAAGGTTCATCGAGCACATACAGAACGCCGCGAAGCTGCGAACCTATCTGCGTCGCTAGCCGAATGCGTTGCCCCTCGCCGCCCGAAAGCGACCCCGACGCACGGTCGAGCGTCAGATAA
This sequence is a window from Acidobacteriota bacterium. Protein-coding genes within it:
- a CDS encoding glycosyltransferase family 2 protein; amino-acid sequence: MQPDLSIIIPAYNESDRISGPLRTVIEYLRSQPFTAEVIVVDDGSSDDTTAAADAVFSEYPEFGGRTVHYEKNRGKGYAVKTGMLAAAADIVLFSDADLSTPIEELHKLVDPIKNGKFDVTFGSRALDRSLIGTHQPWRREQGGKVFNLVVRLMTGMPFWDTQCGFKAFSMPKFRPLLDVMQIERFGFDVEFLYVARLHGLRLQEIPVRWNNDDRSKVNVLRDSVRMFDEVRQIRRNSKRGVYDVG
- a CDS encoding pyridoxine 5'-phosphate synthase, which translates into the protein MMTAKLNVNIDHVATIREARKTIEPSIVTAAVICEQAGADGITVHLRGDRRHIQDRDIELLRDVVTTYLNVEMAATDEMISIATRTKPDAVSLVPENPGEVTTEGGLDVIKNFETVKKAVDSLRDAGIFVSIFIDPDTDQIDAAKRAGAQQVELCTAEYAELTLSSRAAHGEGAQKAAAEVSRIAAASVHAKSLGMIVAAGHGLTYRNVAALAAIPEITEFNIGHNIISRAVFVGLAQAVREMISAIN